A genomic segment from Amphiprion ocellaris isolate individual 3 ecotype Okinawa chromosome 17, ASM2253959v1, whole genome shotgun sequence encodes:
- the LOC118470008 gene encoding uncharacterized protein LOC118470008 — MTEITKNSATARSPDKMAEDEKIDSLVAKISEDVLTKLSSILDAKLDQIAKSVVSLLAAVGCRASGASTVIAGRYYAPFIFRYAAVELPVLRSLLASVVAVVWHVGVGGRSRSLVYPAVVIAVKACCLNTVAECWGEFLGVKRGSAGALLGIGSQARSGCVRVCVSRILVAHTLQLPVNSPAESDCHHHFKPSCCFGFLSFSSGELFVVFFDLFVCCGLEWASQPSTAECRLRPLRAEAGCVAAVPEPVQLQGLLQLMVFCFSLLFRN, encoded by the exons ATGACCGAAATCACGAAAAACTCAGCCACAGCCAGAAGCCCTGATAAAATGGCAGAAGATGAGAAAATTGATAGCCTGGTGGCGAAGATCAGTGAAGATGTGCTCACTAAACTCAGCTCCATTCTGGACGCTAAACTTGACCAGATAGCCAAATCG GTTGTCTCCCTCCTGGCCGCTGTTGGGTGCCGTGCCAGCGGTGCGAGCACCGTAATCGCTGGGCGGTACTATGCGCCCTTTATATTCAGGTATGCAGCGGTGGAGCTTCCTGTCCTCCGCTCCCTGCTTGCTTCCGTGGTGGCTGTGGTTTGGCATGTCGGCGTTGGTGGACGCAGCCGTTCTCTGGTGTATCCAGCTGTTGTGATTGCCGTCAAGGCGTGCTGTCTGAATAC CGTGGCTGAGTGCTGGGGTGAATTCCTCGGGGTGAAGCGGGGATCTGCTGGAGCCCTGCTGGGCATAGGATCACAGGCTCGCTCTgggtgtgtgcgcgtgtgtgtgagCCGTATTCTTGTGGCTCACACCCTCCAGTTGCCAG ttaacAGCCCGGCAGAATCTGACTGCCACCATCACTTCAAGCCGAGctgctgttttggttttctttcattttcgtCTGGTGAACTGTTCGTGgttttttttgatttgtttgtttgctgcggCTTGGAGTGGGCTTCTCAGCCCAGCACGGCTGAGTGCCGTCTGCGTCCGCTCCGTGCAGaggctggttgtgttgctgctgtgccAGAACCTGTACAGCTGCAAGGGCTACTTCAGTtgatggtgttttgtttttctttgttatttagaAATTAA